From the genome of Clavelina lepadiformis chromosome 2, kaClaLepa1.1, whole genome shotgun sequence:
TCGTGTCATTGAAGATGTAACTGCTAAGCATAACAAATTAGAGCATTTTCGTAACTTCAGTCACACAGTAGTTGCGTAGCTGTAGTTATATTTGGATGAAAATAATGTCAGCAAATGTTAAAGACggaatattattttaaatgtttgtgccacttgaaaaaaaagtttatttgtttacaaGTCTGACTTCCAGTTCAATCAATAGtaataaatgataaaaagcATCTTTTTCCGGtgatgaaataaaagaaactcTCGTTTGAAATGTAAACCATATGCTCactacaaaatatttcagtgtTTTACCACATACGCAAacaaaattacacaaaaatatagaaaaaaacATACATGTATTGAACAAACATTGCACACATACTAAGAATAAGAAGTATATATCTAAGATCTGTAATCTAATCTGACATTACGAAAACATAGGAATGTTCTTTGAAGAAAAATCTGTATACTAAAGTTAAAGACCAGACTGCAATCCAACACTGTGAAACACAAATTTCAGATTTAAACAACACTTAGTCAACTTTCAAACAGGACCTATGCTCAATGgaacatttttcaattgcaGGTTACTGGCAAATTTAATTCGTAACATAAAGTTTTGATAGTAGCACGAAATAATGCTGAATAACTCAAATTTTCAGGATGCTCCAGTGTATGTTTTATAAATCCATGGAACAATTATGGTACCCAGTCCCAATACAAATGCCAACACAACCGTTCCAGTGTGCGTTCTGTCGATGGTTGATCCACTTTTGGTTCTTTGCCTGCTTCGTTCTGTTacaagttgtttttgtttgtgaagTTCTCTCCATTTTTCATGCACACTGTCCATGTGGGTTTTAGCCCTTAGAGTAATGTTAAGAGCAGGTTCTATGGGATCGAGATTGTAAAGTCCCATCAAAGCAAGGCCACATATTCCCATGTAACTGTGGAGAGCATCTGGTGGAAAAACATAGTCAGCTTCAAGTTCATGACCTATTCCCAACACTTAACCTTATATGTTATGTTGGTGATCTCATGCAAAACACGTTACCAGGGTGCATTTGTGGCCATTTGCCAAATCCACCGACAATAACATCTTGAGTAGACAAAATAAATGATTCGTTTTCTTTAAATTCAACCAGGTCGTACTGTCCTAAAAGCTGATCAGGAAATTAAACATGTAGTAAAAAGCATAGGATTCTCACATTGATTCCAGTCTATGTAAAATCACCCTTAACAATTTAATCTTAAATTCAATACCCTTAAAGAAGCACCGATCCAAAATGAGTAGCATGTATCATCATCCTTATGTGCACGACCATGAAAACCCTTGCATTGTCTGTTGACGCACCAATGGAGAAGTctaaacaaataaacacaagATTACTGCATCTATCAAAAATACCAATATTGTATCTATAGCATAACAGGTTACAGTATTCACTTGCCTACCATCTCTGTAGTACATCATATTTCAAATTACTttggaaaacgttttttttcaccttttcattttcttttttgataaaGTCTTATGAAGCCTTCCCATGAGATGAAGTGATGCACATGCACAAAATGTTGACCCCCCATGACTTTCCTGATCCTGGCCTTGACCGAAGGCACCGTCATATGACTAAAACATGAAATCTTTACTAACAAAGCATTAatattaccctagcagttggcgtgcttcagtGTCctaggtcgcgtgcagaattaggctaaaaattgcCATGAAAAGAGCTAAAATTGGTTTTagccaaaaattctagtgtcgattttgcgcctctgttaTAAAAGTATGAATCATAGtgttttgatggcattttatggaatgatagTCCAAAGCATACCAAAGTGTCATAAAAAacttcagagagccccatggaggatttttcgagtgatcattttttttattaaattcactggataataaaacaaacaaagattttatagcattttttggtatttgatGGCGCCTAAACAAATGCAGTCTACTTTCATAACACGCAGGACATGCATGTCACAAATAACTTATTTATGAGTATGGCACCGTGCCCACATTTTACAGGTAAAATGCGGAAATTAAGACTGGTTGCACAAAACCTAACATTCTCATCCTCGGTTCCATTTTAGGAATTTTCCGATACGAAAATATATtggtgaaaggatttgtactaatatgtagtggttaagcagttattgccatgAGTGGCAAAAAGCGCAAATTCAATGCTTAATTATGACGAAGATGGTGAAGTTCTTATTACCTcacaacaaaagaaacaatatGGAAGACTCAAGTTTTTGGATCAAGTATAAATAGAATGTTTCCTGTGACAGACAAGTAAAGAGTAATAGATATAATTATTGTGTACGTGAGTGTATAATAGGAAAGGAACATTTTGCGTAAAAGAAACATGAAGTAGCTTACCGTTGGTGTATTTTTACTGGCTAGTGAgaatgctaacctaccatacTGTACAGTCTTGGCTGCTGGCTGCAGCCTAGTCCAGTATTGGTAATTgcggtaaaaacaaaaatgcttcACTAGTCTATATGTACAGTCATCTGTGACATTCCTTGGCTGAAGATAAACATTGCCTACTACCAATCCATCAAAAAGCGTTAGCTAGCATACCATACCCAATACAAACCCCAGTCATCAGGCATAttgtttttagattttgaCATCATAACGTCCCATCTCCCTCATCATAGTAAGAGGCCAAATTTGAGATACAATTTTGGCAGTTACTGTTTAACCACTAGATATTATTGAAAATCCTTTTACCAGTATGTTTACTGACAACTGCtatttgatttaaggccaacttgtttttggacttgcctcTCATTCTaaagtaaatatgaaaatgcACTTTTCTATGAACATTACCAAATAATCAAGAttcaaataaatcaacaacTGAATAATTGACATAGCCGAGAGAAGACGCCGATTAACTGAAGGACtttcaacaatttacaaataaattaaacggttttaatttgtttgtttgttttatacttCATTTGTCGCTGTTCCTGTTTTATGTGTgattatactgtattttataTACGTGATTGTTAAGCGCTTTACAGCGATTCTTCTTATCTGGCAAAGACACTATATcaatgttataatttttattattgttttaaaagtacAAACTTACCAGTGCTTTTAACATGAAAGAAGTGGCAGCATTTTGATCAATAGCTGAAAAATCATCCAGTATAGAACACACGCAGCAGGCACAATATATAAATCTCATGTCATTTTCACTACCATCATATGTAGACTTAAagctgtaaaaataaaaacaatgtttatcaTTACCAGTAAAAACAACACCTTTAACACTAGATTAATTTCTGAAACTATAGCAATTTATACACTTACCTTCCATCAGGCAGTTGAAGGGCTTTAATTCCTTGTAAACAGGCATATTTATTTACAAGCCTTAAATCATCACCTAAAATGAGCAGACATGCAAGACCAGTGTATGTCATTGCTATATGACTGCTATCATAGGCATTGGCTGAGTCAGTGACCTACAAGCAAGTAATATTTGGATTGAAGATACATCATGTTTGTACACTTAACACTGAAAAATTAGCATTCGTCAAATTGTCAATAAACTTATTTAGTTTATTGTTAGATCCTAACATCTACAATTGCTGCGTACATTACCTTCACATATTGCTGGGTTGTTACTCCATTGGAGGTGGAACCACGAAATCCACATTTACCCAAATTTGATTCTAAGAAATATACAGTGGTACACATTTGAACACAAGTATTGGGCACTTCAACACAGCAAAAAAAGATCAAAAGATTAATTACAGAAACCAAAACTATTATTTACCATACTTGATCTATTTGGGATAACTTGTAATGAATAAATCCAGTCTATTATC
Proteins encoded in this window:
- the LOC143447346 gene encoding geranylgeranyl transferase type-1 subunit beta-like; translated protein: MDSTFARKKHIHFFTRILQILPNRYSMLDTSRLTVTFFALSGLDILGALDTLTDTNKQEIIDWIYSLQVIPNRSKSNLGKCGFRGSTSNGVTTQQYVKVTDSANAYDSSHIAMTYTGLACLLILGDDLRLVNKYACLQGIKALQLPDGSFKSTYDGSENDMRFIYCACCVCSILDDFSAIDQNAATSFMLKALSYDGAFGQGQDQESHGGSTFCACASLHLMGRLHKTLSKKKMKRLLHWCVNRQCKGFHGRAHKDDDTCYSFWIGASLRLLGQYDLVEFKENESFILSTQDVIVGGFGKWPQMHPDALHSYMGICGLALMGLYNLDPIEPALNITLRAKTHMDSVHEKWRELHKQKQLVTERSRQRTKSGSTIDRTHTGTVVLAFVLGLGTIIVPWIYKTYTGAS